The stretch of DNA CCCAAGTATTCGATCTCGGAATGCCATAAGCGCGGCATGACCTACGCGGCCCCCCTCAAAGTGAAGTTGCGTCTTGTCCGTAACGGAGTCGCCAAGGAACAGGAAGTCTACATCGGCGAGCTGCCGCTCATGACGGAAACCGGTACCTTCGTCATCAACGGCGCCGAGCGCGTTGTCGTCTCCCAGCTGCACCGTTCCCCGGGCGTTTCTCTCGAAGAAGGCCTTCACCCGAGCGGTAAAAAGGTCCACAGCGTCCGCATTATCCCGTACCGCGGCGCCTGGATTGAGTTCGAGTCGGACATCAATGACATTCTGTACGCGTACATTGACCGCCGCCGTAAGATCCTGGCCACGACCCTCCTCCGTGCCCTTGGATATTCGACGACGCACGACATCCTCAAGAACCTTTACCCGGTCGAGAAAGTCAGCCTCTCCGAGCGTGCGAACCTCAAGAAAATCGAAGACCAGTTCCTGGCCGACGATGTGGTTCATCCGGAATCCAAGGAAGTCATCGCGCAGGGCGGCACCCGCCTGACGAAAGACCTCCTGAGCGTCCTGACCCAGAACCACGTGGCCAGCGTCATGGTCGTGAAGCCCTCGGACGATGATTTCGCGCTGATGAACACGATCGAGCGCGATCCGTACCGCAACCTCCAGGAAGCCCAGGTCGCCATTTACCGCCGCATCCGTCCCGGCGATCCCCCGACGGAAGCCAGCGCGCGCGACCTCATTAATAAGCTGTTCTTCGATGCCCAGCGCTATGACCTCGGCAGGGTTGGCCGTTTCATGTTGAACCGCAAGCTCGGCCTGGAACAGTCGATCACCGAAACCACGCTCCGCCGCGACGACGTCATGCACGTCATCGCCATGCTCCTGAAGCTCCGTTCCGGCGAAGTGCGCAAGGACGACATCGATCACCTCGGCAACCGCCGCGTGCGTTCGGTCGGTGAACTCCTCGAAAACCAGTTCCGCGTCGGCCTCGTGCGCATGAAGCGCTCCTGCCTCGAGCGCATGTCGATCTACGATCTTGATGCCGCGATGCCGCACAACCTGATCAACCCGAAACTCATTTCCGCGGCCATCAAAGATTTCTTCGGCCGCAGCCAGCTCTCCCAGTTTATGGACCAGACCAATCCTCTGGCGGAACTGACGCATAAGCGCCGTCTCTCGGCCCTCGGGCCCGGCGGTCTTTCGCGCGAGCACGCGGGCTTCGAAGTCCGCGACGTGCACCCGTCGCATTACGGCCGTATCTGCCCGATTGAAACGCCGGAAGGCCCGAACATCGGTCTGATCGCGTCGCTGTCGACGTTTTCGCGCGTGAACGAAATCGGCTTTCTCGAAAGCCCGTACCGCAAGGTCGAAAAAGGCCGCGTGACCGACAAGATCGATTTCCTCACGGCCGACCTCGAAGACAAGTACGTCATTGCGCAGGCTAACGCGCCGCTGGATGCCAAGGGCAATTTCACCGCGGATGCCATTTCCTGCCGTATGCGCGGCGACTTCCCGAAGAAGAAGCCCGAAGAAATCGATTACATGGACGTTTCTCCGCGCCAGCTCGTCTCCGTTGCTGCCGCGCTGATCCCGTTCCTCGAACACGACGACGCCAACCGCGCGCTCATGGGTTCGAACATGCAGCGTCAGGCCGTTCCGCTTCTCATTACGGATTCGCCGCTCGTCGGCACCGGTATGGAAAAGCAGGTGGCCGTCGATTCCGGCGCCGCCATGACGTCGAAATCCCGCGGCACCGTGAAAGAAGTCTCGGGCGGCGAGATCGTCATTGATGATTTCGTTTACAAGCTCAAGAAGTTCGAACGTTCTAACGCCGGCACCTGCATCAACCAGCGCCCGCTCGTCAGCGTGGGCGACAAGGTGAAGCGCGGGGACGTGATCGCCGACGGCGCGGCCACTGAAAACGGCGAGCTCGCGCTCGGCCGCAACGTGCTGGTCGCCTTCATGCCGTGGCGCGGCTACAACTTCGAAGACGCGATCATCATCAATGAAAAGCTCTGCAAAGAAGACGTGTACACGTCGCTTCATATCGAAGAGTTCGAGATTGAAGCGCGTGACACGAAGCTCGGCAACGAGGAAATCACGCGCGACATCCCGAACGTCGGCGAAGATGCGCTGAAGGACCTCGACGAGGAAGGTATTGTCCGCGTCGGTGCGGAAGTCAAGCACGGCGACCTTCTGGCGGGCAAGATCAGCCCGAAGTCCGAGACGGAATTGTCTCCTGAAGAAAAACTCCTGCGCGCCATTTTCGGCGAAAAGGCCGGCGACGTGCGCGATGCCTCTCTTGTGGTGCCTCCGGGCGTCGAAGGCATTGTCGTCGACGTGAAGGTGTTCGCCCGCA from Verrucomicrobiia bacterium encodes:
- the rpoB gene encoding DNA-directed RNA polymerase subunit beta yields the protein MIPVTERKNFTKIHDRMDIPNLVEIQVESYEKFLQTDSSKRKRKRQGLEAAFQECFPIESVDGTCRLEYTGYALGKPKYSISECHKRGMTYAAPLKVKLRLVRNGVAKEQEVYIGELPLMTETGTFVINGAERVVVSQLHRSPGVSLEEGLHPSGKKVHSVRIIPYRGAWIEFESDINDILYAYIDRRRKILATTLLRALGYSTTHDILKNLYPVEKVSLSERANLKKIEDQFLADDVVHPESKEVIAQGGTRLTKDLLSVLTQNHVASVMVVKPSDDDFALMNTIERDPYRNLQEAQVAIYRRIRPGDPPTEASARDLINKLFFDAQRYDLGRVGRFMLNRKLGLEQSITETTLRRDDVMHVIAMLLKLRSGEVRKDDIDHLGNRRVRSVGELLENQFRVGLVRMKRSCLERMSIYDLDAAMPHNLINPKLISAAIKDFFGRSQLSQFMDQTNPLAELTHKRRLSALGPGGLSREHAGFEVRDVHPSHYGRICPIETPEGPNIGLIASLSTFSRVNEIGFLESPYRKVEKGRVTDKIDFLTADLEDKYVIAQANAPLDAKGNFTADAISCRMRGDFPKKKPEEIDYMDVSPRQLVSVAAALIPFLEHDDANRALMGSNMQRQAVPLLITDSPLVGTGMEKQVAVDSGAAMTSKSRGTVKEVSGGEIVIDDFVYKLKKFERSNAGTCINQRPLVSVGDKVKRGDVIADGAATENGELALGRNVLVAFMPWRGYNFEDAIIINEKLCKEDVYTSLHIEEFEIEARDTKLGNEEITRDIPNVGEDALKDLDEEGIVRVGAEVKHGDLLAGKISPKSETELSPEEKLLRAIFGEKAGDVRDASLVVPPGVEGIVVDVKVFARKESKAKSRDERRQEGKEIDEIKTRYQDRIDILKRERLNKISGMIMGKSLSEDLVDDILGEVLLKSGHTITKADMKKLESCDWESIRVDDEPELEESVRKIARVWGDEIDELIGERTREIDRIKKGDELPPGVIKKVVVYVCSKRKISVGDKMAGRHGNKGVIAKILPEEDMPYLPNGTSVEIILNPLGVPSRMNVGQILETHLGWAAKALGVKVMTPVFSGCTEEEIRGMLKEAKLPEDGKTVLYDGRTGEPFDERVTVGQIYMLKLAHLADDKIHARSIGPYSLVTQQPLGGKAQFGGQRFGEMEVWALEAYGAAYTLQELLTVKSDDVVGRTRVYEAIVKGEPALHAGTPESFNVLVKELQSLALDIIPEKNPGAMPLPEIKKSEEETSEARKEKAKEKLKV